DNA from Geobacillus vulcani PSS1:
GCACCACCCAAAACGACGTCGTCATGAGCATCATCCATAGGGAATAAATAAGTAAGAACGAAGCGGCCATGACGACAAGAAACACCAATACGTCCGCCACCGATGGCACGTAGCGTTCGACATACAAGCCGTAGCCGATGACGCCAAAGCCGAGCACGACATCGATGAGCCGCCAAAAAACAAGGTGACGGAAGCTGACGTAAAACATGCTGTCGACCGGCTTCGTCAACACGTAATCGAGCGTGCCGCGCCGGACGTGTTCAAGCAGTCTCGGCATGTTGGGGCGGAGCGCAAAATCGATACATCCACGCAACGTATTGAAGACACCAAGCAACACAAGCACTTCCCCATACGTCCAGCCGCCTAAGCGATCCGTCTGGTAAAAAAAGATCTGGATGGTGAGCAGCGCCATGCCAATGCCGAAAAAGCTGGAGATGACATTGCCGAAAAACTCGCTCCGATATTCCATTTCCTCGACCAAACAAGCGCGGAAAAATTCGCGGAACACCCGTCCATACCGCCGCACGTTCATCCACCTACCGCCTGATTTTTTCGCATTCCCGCTCTCCACAACCATTGCAAAGCGGCCGTCAACACCACCATCCACCCGCCAGCAATCGCAAAACCGCGCACCAACTCCCCGCCATCCGCCGCTCCGGTGGCGATTTCAATCGGAAAGCTGATCATATAGCGGAACGGCAGCCACTCGCTCCATTCCCGAAGCCGCGGCGGAAGCAGCTCAAGCGGCGCGATTCTTCCCGACAAAAACAGCGAAATGACATCGATGACGCCGTACACGGCCGCCACTTTGGTCACCCAAAACGCCAGCAGTCCGCACGAGTAACTCAACAAGAAACGAAGCGCCGCCCCCAACACGACCGCCAGCAAAAACCACCCAATTTGGCTTCCCGTCATATGCGGGCGAAGCGCCGGCCAAAACGCCGCCCCCACCGCCCAAACCGGCACTAAAATGACGAGAAACAACCATTTATAGACGACATTTTCCGCAATCGCCCAATGGATCGGATGAAGCGGCCGCAACAACAAGTTCGAAAACGTCCCTTCACGGATTTCACGGTCCAACTCCCATACGTCCCACGCGCTCGTCATCCGCTCGACAAAAATGACCGCCATAAAATAAAAGACAAACGACTCACTCTCTTCCGGATGAATGTTCATCCAGACGAACATCGTGATGAGCGGCTGCGTAACCGCGCCCGTCATCCAGACGAACGTCGCGAGCCGATACGCGAGCATTTCAATGTATTTCATCCGCAGCAGGGCAATATATTTGCGAATCATACGTGCTCCTCCTGAAACGCGCGCGCAATCACTTCCTCCAGCGGCGGATCTTCGATATTGATGTCACGGACTTCAAACTGCTGAAGCAGCCGCGCCGCCGTTTCCGCCGCCGTCTCGCGCGCCACTCTAAGCACGACCGCCCCCTCTTCGACTTCCGCCACTTCGCCATACTCGCTCCAATTCACCTTCGGCAGCCGCGAAAACCGAACCTCAAGCCGCTTGTACGGCGCCAGTTTCTCCGTCAGCACCGAAAGCTCGCCGTCGTAAATGAGCCGCCCGTAGTTAATAATCATCACCCGGTCGCAAAGCGCGGCGACATCACCCATGTAATGCGACGTCAACAAAATGGTCGTCTCGTGCTCTCGATTGTAGTCAACGATAAAACGGCGCACGTTTTCTTGCGTATGAACGTCCAGTCCGATCGTCGGCTCATCTAAAAACAACACGTGCGGCCGATGCAACAGCGCCGCCGCCAGCTCGCAGCGCATCCGCTGGCCGAGCGACAAGCTGCGCGTCGGTTTGTCCAACAGGGGCGCCAAATCAAGCAGCTCGGTGAGCTCCTCGAGCGTCTGGCGGAACACCCGATCGTCAATGTCATAAATGGCTTTATTGACCAAAAACGTCTCCAGCGGCGGAATGTCCCAAATAAGCTGGCTTTTTTGCCCCATCACTAAGCTCATCATCTTTTTAAACTCCGGCTTTTGTTCAAACGGCACAAAACCGCCGACCGTGATTTCCCCCGACGTCGGATGCAACAGGCCGGCCAGCATTTTCATCGTCGTCGTCTTCCCCGCCCCGTTCGGGCCTAAAAAACCGACAATCTCCCCTTTTTCGATCGTGAACGAAACGTCTTTCACCGCCTCGACGATCCGGTAGTCACGGCGCCATAAATGGCGCACCGCCTCAAGCCATCCGGCTTCGCGGCGATGGACGCGGAACGATTTATGCAAATGGCTGACACGGATCACGACATTCATCCCCCAATATGCGCAATGCTGTTGACATTCTTTTGTTATATCACATTCAGAGGGAGCGCGGCAAAGAAAAACATTTCGTCATCTTTTCCCTATCGTTCCCATCTTTCGTCATGTATAATGATAGAGAAAAGAATCAAACGAGAAAGGGGATTGTCGAATGGGGAGATCACCAATGAAATGATTTGGCAAGCCATCAAAGAGCTCGCCGATCAGCTTCAACAAACAAACGGACAAGTCGAGCGACTCGCCAAACAAGTGCAACAAACGAACGAACAAGTCAAGCAGCTCACCAAACAAGTGCAACAAACGAACGAGCAAGTCGAACAGCTCACCAAACAAGTGCAACAAACGAACGAGCAAGTCGAACAGCTCACCAAACAAGTTCAACAAACAAACGAACAAGTGCACCGGTTAAGCGAACAAGTGTCCGACATGGACCAGCGGCTCACCGATGTCGCCAACGGCCAAACAATTTTAGTGGAAGAGCTGTTCGAAAACAAAAAGGAGATCAAGCGGGTCAAGACGGCGCTCAACCTGTATTAAGGCTGATCCTTTCGCCCGTTTTACCATTTCGCTGCTTTCCTCTCGATTTGTTTCTCATCTTTGCTTCACTCATCCAGAGGAGTTGACAAAACGGGGCATTCCCGTCACCGCTGTCCACAACCATTGGTTGTTTGAGCAACCGCGGGCTATGTATATGTTGGACCTAAGCCAAATTCTTCGCAGTTTGTAATAAACACTCGAAGAGGGATCCTTTTCATCGACCTTCTAGCCATATGATCAAGCTCAGAACTCAGCAGCAAATACTTGATTTTGACGTTGATATCATTCGTCGTTCCGCCAAACACGACTGCTCCTGAATCCGCTTAAATCACTCCATTTGCAGGCAACCGGCGCTATAGAGCTGTCGAATGTCCCCCATTGCCCTTACAGCCGGGACATATCTTGCGGCCTTAAAAGAAACCCAAGAGATCTTGCCTAACGATCTCTTGGGCCTTCCTGTCACCATCGTTTATTAGCGTGTGAACTACCCACCGCCTAGGTTTCGCTTAGAAGCGGGACTTCAAGCGACTTGTGCATGTTCACCGAACGGTAAGCCACACACAAGAGCCCTTTACGCCTCCATCCGTTCCAACCATCAATGATCCTATTCGCTGGCGATGGCCAACCGACATTCATCCCCTCCTACTCATTGGGCGATCGCCCTGCACATTCCTTGAGACGGAAGACTTCCTTCGGAAATTACGTTAAATAACAACAAACTGGCCGTTGACAACCCCTAACGGCCAATGGCCGCGTTCTAGCACAGCAATGAGAAAGTGAAACGGATTTGTCTCCCATCCTTCAAGATCAGACAATAGTTCCCAAGCACAAGCCATTCCACCGATGTACATCATATAGCCGACCGCGGTAGTGACAACATTATCTCCATACGGACGTAACACCGCAAATAACGGGTCAAAACTGTGTTGAAAAACCGCAGCCGGCACCTCATCGGCCAGCACCAAAAGCGCTTCCAATCTTCCTGCCTGTTCAGCCTGGCGCTTGAATTGATCAGGAACATGCCGCAGCGCCTGCCAAATGCTATCCTCTTCAAGACGAATGGCCTCGATTGACGATCGCAATTCTTGTTCAGCCAGCCACTTCACCCCGACGTGATGAACGCCGAAAAAATCAGCAAATTGGCGGAGCGACTGTTCAACCTGTTCATCTCCCTGCTGGCCAAGCGAAGAAAGCCAATCGATATTTATAAAACGGTCGAGCAAACGGCGGACTGCTGCATTTTCCGTCATCGTTGTGGCTGTCTGATTGGTTCCCTTTTCAGAAACTGTGCTCATCGTCCCCCTCCTTATTTATACCCCCTGCAGCTGCCGATCCCAAGGGAACGGCATTTAACTGCTTACCGCCTCTGCCTCGAACTCCCCGACAACTGATTGATATCCGTTGTTATCCGGGTACGCTTCTTCACGCTGCAACCCCAGTTTTTCCATAATCGGCAAATCATTGGCGCAGAAGAGAAGCGCATCCTCATTAGACGTGTTCACATGTTCATGCCAGGCCCAGTTCGGAATGACGAAATAGTCGCCTTTTGTCCAGTTGAACCGGACACCGTTAATGACTGTATATCCTTCGCCTTTGAACACGTGATAAATCGCTGAATACGTGTGGCGGTGCGCCTTTGAGTGATAGCCGACTGGCAATTTTTGCATCCAAGCAGCAATGTTCGGGTTGGCCGTATGACCATTTGATGGATTAATGTACTCGACCCCAATGCCATCATACGGATCCGGTTCAAAATCACTTAACCCCGTCAATGCCGCTTCAGTCTGTTTCCACTTGTACAACCCAAGCGGTGCGACTTGCGGCTTCCGGTCGCCAATCGGCCGAACCATGCCGCCGCGATACTTGCGCGCCGAGTAATCATCCGGAAGCGACGGCTGCTCAATGCCATCCGGGTACGGTTCAAAGAATGTACCGCCTGTCGAATAAATAAATGGGATATCTAAACAATCCATCCAGAACATCGGCTCTTCCCCCGGGTGGCTATGGCCATGCCATAATCCGCCTGGGGTGATGAGAAAATCTCCTTCTTCCATAAACAGACGTTCGCCCTGGACGATCGAATACGCCCCTTTTCCGTCTGTGATAAACCGCATGGCGCTTTGTGTATGGCGATGCGACGGTGCTGTTTCACCCGGCAAAATAAGTTGAACAGCCGCATATAGCGTGTTGGTCGTTGATGCCCATCCCCAGGGCTGCCGCTGCTTGAGCCCGGGATTTTGCAAGTAAATGGCTCGCCGTTCTCCGCCGCGCTCTGGTGTGAAAATTTGCG
Protein-coding regions in this window:
- a CDS encoding DUF5798 family protein, which produces MIWQAIKELADQLQQTNGQVERLAKQVQQTNEQVKQLTKQVQQTNEQVEQLTKQVQQTNEQVEQLTKQVQQTNEQVHRLSEQVSDMDQRLTDVANGQTILVEELFENKKEIKRVKTALNLY
- a CDS encoding cupin domain-containing protein — translated: MAEMNPFFQSKEVKDFTKKIEQYHLGPLWEAIPDLMHTEPRPEAVPYLWKGETIRELLLEATQIFTPERGGERRAIYLQNPGLKQRQPWGWASTTNTLYAAVQLILPGETAPSHRHTQSAMRFITDGKGAYSIVQGERLFMEEGDFLITPGGLWHGHSHPGEEPMFWMDCLDIPFIYSTGGTFFEPYPDGIEQPSLPDDYSARKYRGGMVRPIGDRKPQVAPLGLYKWKQTEAALTGLSDFEPDPYDGIGVEYINPSNGHTANPNIAAWMQKLPVGYHSKAHRHTYSAIYHVFKGEGYTVINGVRFNWTKGDYFVIPNWAWHEHVNTSNEDALLFCANDLPIMEKLGLQREEAYPDNNGYQSVVGEFEAEAVSS
- a CDS encoding ABC transporter permease, with protein sequence MIRKYIALLRMKYIEMLAYRLATFVWMTGAVTQPLITMFVWMNIHPEESESFVFYFMAVIFVERMTSAWDVWELDREIREGTFSNLLLRPLHPIHWAIAENVVYKWLFLVILVPVWAVGAAFWPALRPHMTGSQIGWFLLAVVLGAALRFLLSYSCGLLAFWVTKVAAVYGVIDVISLFLSGRIAPLELLPPRLREWSEWLPFRYMISFPIEIATGAADGGELVRGFAIAGGWMVVLTAALQWLWRAGMRKNQAVGG
- a CDS encoding ABC transporter permease; this encodes MRRYGRVFREFFRACLVEEMEYRSEFFGNVISSFFGIGMALLTIQIFFYQTDRLGGWTYGEVLVLLGVFNTLRGCIDFALRPNMPRLLEHVRRGTLDYVLTKPVDSMFYVSFRHLVFWRLIDVVLGFGVIGYGLYVERYVPSVADVLVFLVVMAASFLLIYSLWMMLMTTSFWVVRIDDLSFIFDSFFETARFPGSMYRGAVRMVITYILPAVLITNTPALALLGKWSAWAAFAALVVALLFLWIARRFWRFALRFYTGAGG
- a CDS encoding ABC transporter ATP-binding protein, producing MIRVSHLHKSFRVHRREAGWLEAVRHLWRRDYRIVEAVKDVSFTIEKGEIVGFLGPNGAGKTTTMKMLAGLLHPTSGEITVGGFVPFEQKPEFKKMMSLVMGQKSQLIWDIPPLETFLVNKAIYDIDDRVFRQTLEELTELLDLAPLLDKPTRSLSLGQRMRCELAAALLHRPHVLFLDEPTIGLDVHTQENVRRFIVDYNREHETTILLTSHYMGDVAALCDRVMIINYGRLIYDGELSVLTEKLAPYKRLEVRFSRLPKVNWSEYGEVAEVEEGAVVLRVARETAAETAARLLQQFEVRDINIEDPPLEEVIARAFQEEHV